The following are encoded together in the Candidatus Tectomicrobia bacterium genome:
- a CDS encoding TRAP transporter fused permease subunit → MVAVCMAVYHLFSTQIVLFSHIPFLNIHLAFGLSVVFLQAAQREERTRYLFLLALALGLLAVAYIHIEADALVDREGFPTSVDTAIGLVIIVLVLAASHLAFGPVFPIMALIGIGYAFAGPWLPGAFFHGGIEPVRLIAMLTTDLSGIYGTLLFISATYMVVFLVFGSFIENSGVAKFFIDLPLALFRGKKAGGGYAAVMASAMMGMGSGSPVANVVTTGTFTIPLMKRQGFHPHVAGAIEAAASTGGQIMPPVMGAVAFVMAEFTSTPYVKIMGYAAIPAILYFWTVGLSVHFRAHYRDLKAIPVEELPRLRDIMGGWKYFLPIAALVFIMVLGYTPYLAAFWAALLLAAMLGLEKSEAGYTATLLRCLDNGGRRAAEFAAGMACIAIFVKIIMATGVGLKLPLLVAEYSQGNLLLAYVMTAIASAILGMGVPTVPAYIVVAVIVVPALMKLGAQELPAHFFVLYYSILSALTPPVALAALAGAKLAGANYWKTAWESMRYGYVAFFVPFLFAYNPALMGLGTPYEIFLAAAGAFFATTAAAACLQGYFIKRATLPDRLLFLASAVFFTADVVTPTPTPFFIGLVLLGAAIIKQIAWPAGLFQAKGAGAAPANPPRQ, encoded by the coding sequence GTGGTCGCGGTATGCATGGCCGTCTACCACCTCTTCAGCACCCAGATCGTCCTCTTCTCCCACATCCCGTTCCTTAACATCCACCTGGCCTTCGGCCTGAGCGTCGTGTTCCTCCAGGCCGCCCAGCGGGAAGAAAGAACCCGCTACCTGTTCCTGCTGGCCCTGGCCCTCGGCCTCCTGGCGGTGGCCTACATCCACATCGAGGCCGACGCCCTCGTGGACCGGGAGGGCTTCCCCACCTCGGTGGACACGGCGATCGGCCTCGTGATCATCGTGCTGGTGCTGGCCGCCTCCCACCTGGCCTTCGGGCCCGTCTTCCCCATCATGGCGCTGATCGGGATCGGGTACGCCTTCGCCGGCCCCTGGCTCCCCGGCGCCTTCTTCCACGGAGGTATCGAGCCGGTCCGCCTGATCGCCATGCTCACGACCGACCTCTCGGGCATCTACGGGACCCTCCTTTTCATTTCGGCCACCTACATGGTCGTCTTTCTCGTGTTCGGGAGCTTCATCGAGAACTCGGGCGTGGCCAAGTTCTTCATCGACCTACCGCTCGCCCTCTTCCGCGGGAAAAAAGCGGGCGGGGGATACGCCGCCGTCATGGCCAGCGCCATGATGGGGATGGGGTCGGGCAGCCCCGTCGCCAACGTGGTGACGACGGGCACCTTCACCATCCCGCTGATGAAGCGCCAGGGGTTCCATCCCCATGTCGCGGGGGCGATCGAGGCGGCGGCCTCGACGGGCGGCCAGATCATGCCGCCGGTCATGGGGGCGGTGGCCTTCGTGATGGCCGAGTTCACCTCGACCCCCTACGTCAAGATCATGGGCTATGCCGCCATCCCGGCCATCCTCTATTTCTGGACGGTGGGGCTGAGCGTGCACTTCCGGGCGCACTACCGGGACCTCAAGGCCATCCCGGTCGAGGAGCTCCCCCGGCTGCGCGATATCATGGGCGGCTGGAAGTATTTCCTCCCCATCGCCGCCCTCGTGTTCATCATGGTGTTGGGCTACACGCCCTACCTCGCGGCCTTCTGGGCGGCGTTGCTCCTGGCCGCGATGCTGGGTCTCGAGAAGTCCGAGGCGGGCTACACCGCCACCCTCCTGCGCTGCCTCGACAACGGCGGGAGGCGGGCGGCGGAGTTCGCCGCCGGGATGGCCTGCATCGCCATCTTCGTCAAGATCATCATGGCGACGGGCGTCGGCCTCAAGCTGCCTCTGCTGGTGGCCGAGTACTCCCAGGGGAACCTTCTCCTCGCCTACGTCATGACCGCCATCGCCTCGGCTATCCTGGGGATGGGGGTTCCGACCGTGCCCGCCTACATCGTGGTGGCGGTCATCGTGGTGCCCGCCCTCATGAAGCTGGGGGCACAGGAGCTCCCGGCCCACTTCTTCGTCCTCTACTACTCCATCCTCTCGGCCCTCACCCCGCCCGTGGCGCTCGCCGCCCTGGCGGGGGCCAAGCTGGCGGGGGCCAACTACTGGAAAACGGCGTGGGAGTCCATGCGCTACGGGTACGTCGCGTTCTTCGTCCCCTTCCTCTTCGCCTACAACCCCGCGCTGATGGGCCTGGGCACGCCCTATGAGATTTTCCTCGCGGCGGCGGGTGCCTTTTTCGCCACGACGGCGGCGGCGGCCTGCCTGCAGGGCTACTTCATCAAGCGCGCCACCCTGCCCGACCGGCTGCTGTTCCTCGCCTCGGCCGTCTTTTTCACGGCCGATGTGGTGACTCCGACGCCCACACCCTTCTTCATCGGCCTCGTCCTGCTCGGCGCGGCGATCATCAAGCAGATCGCCTGGCCCGCCGGGTTGTTCCAAGCCAAGGGGGCCGGCGCGGCGCCGGCGAACCCGCCCCGGCAATAA
- a CDS encoding carboxymuconolactone decarboxylase family protein: MPRLPMIKDEEASEEVRRAFDGARELLGFVSNSTRTVAHSPWAVKWLIPFTTAIQRESGGKLDAKTKELAIIRTSAVNTCDF; this comes from the coding sequence ATGCCCCGGCTGCCCATGATCAAGGACGAGGAAGCCTCCGAGGAGGTCCGCCGGGCGTTCGACGGCGCCCGGGAGCTCCTCGGGTTCGTGTCGAACTCCACGCGCACCGTCGCCCACAGCCCCTGGGCGGTGAAGTGGCTCATCCCCTTCACCACCGCCATCCAGCGCGAGAGCGGCGGCAAGCTGGACGCCAAGACGAAGGAGCTGGCCATCATCCGCACCTCCGCCGTCAACACCTGCGACTTCTGA
- a CDS encoding SDR family oxidoreductase, translated as MKLQGKVAFITGASGGIGGAVARLYAQEGADVALAARTVEKMEKVAADVRKLGRKAVVCRCDVLKDDDIIQAIRATVKELGPIGILVNNAGIVSFEPVHKLPDEVWNRTMQINAKAPFTAIREVLPSMMERKWGRIINVASVSGKIGLPFRSAYAASKHAVIGLTKSLSAEVAPLGITANCICPTFVATEMFTESIQKWADETGKTYAQQEEELRQRVPMKRFIDPGEVAPLALLLASDGAAGITGQSINVDGGFVQS; from the coding sequence ATGAAGCTGCAAGGAAAAGTCGCCTTCATCACGGGTGCCTCGGGCGGAATCGGGGGGGCCGTCGCCCGGCTCTACGCCCAGGAAGGCGCGGACGTCGCGCTGGCCGCGCGCACGGTCGAGAAGATGGAGAAGGTGGCCGCCGACGTGCGGAAGCTGGGCCGCAAGGCCGTGGTCTGCCGCTGCGACGTACTGAAGGACGACGACATCATCCAGGCCATCCGCGCCACGGTGAAGGAGCTGGGGCCGATCGGCATCCTGGTGAACAACGCCGGCATCGTCAGCTTCGAGCCCGTCCATAAGCTCCCGGACGAGGTGTGGAACCGCACCATGCAGATCAACGCCAAGGCACCCTTCACCGCCATCCGCGAGGTACTGCCCTCGATGATGGAGCGCAAGTGGGGCCGCATCATCAACGTGGCCTCCGTCTCGGGGAAGATCGGCCTCCCCTTCCGCAGCGCCTACGCGGCCTCGAAGCACGCCGTGATCGGCCTCACGAAGTCGCTCTCGGCCGAGGTGGCGCCGCTCGGCATCACCGCCAACTGCATCTGCCCCACCTTCGTGGCGACCGAGATGTTCACCGAGAGCATCCAGAAGTGGGCCGACGAGACGGGCAAGACCTACGCGCAGCAGGAGGAGGAGCTGCGCCAGCGCGTCCCCATGAAGCGCTTCATCGACCCGGGAGAGGTCGCCCCGCTGGCCCTCCTCCTCGCCTCGGACGGGGCGGCGGGCATCACCGGCCAGTCCATCAACGTGGACGGCGGCTTCGTCCAGTCCTGA
- a CDS encoding 3-oxoacyl-ACP reductase FabG: MRLKGRVAMVTGAARGIGEAVVRLFAKEGASVIACDQRKDLLEALCAEVAKEGHAARAEILDVSKGAEVRRVVGESLGAFGRIDILVNNAGISPKKPYLDYTEEDWDAVLSVNLKGEYLCARAVSEPMMAQRYGRIVNLSSSAWRLGSVAAGFPYTAAKAGVIGLTRALARNLGPHGITVNAIAPGPTATPLTDEWLPAREKEVVAQIPLGRVGRPIDIAHAALFLASDEASFVTGICLDVNGGIVMGG; the protein is encoded by the coding sequence ATGCGTCTCAAGGGCCGGGTGGCCATGGTCACGGGCGCGGCGAGGGGCATCGGGGAGGCCGTCGTCAGGCTCTTCGCGAAGGAAGGCGCCTCCGTCATCGCCTGCGATCAAAGGAAGGATCTGCTGGAGGCGCTCTGCGCCGAGGTGGCAAAGGAAGGCCACGCGGCCCGGGCCGAGATCCTGGACGTCTCGAAGGGCGCCGAGGTCCGCCGGGTGGTGGGGGAGAGCCTCGGGGCCTTCGGGCGCATCGACATCCTCGTCAACAACGCGGGCATCTCGCCCAAGAAGCCCTACCTCGACTACACGGAGGAAGACTGGGACGCCGTCCTCTCCGTGAACCTGAAGGGCGAGTACCTCTGCGCCCGCGCCGTCTCCGAGCCGATGATGGCCCAGCGGTACGGCCGCATCGTGAACCTCTCCTCCTCGGCGTGGAGGCTGGGCTCGGTCGCGGCGGGCTTCCCCTACACCGCGGCCAAGGCCGGGGTCATCGGCCTGACCCGGGCCCTCGCCCGCAACCTGGGGCCCCACGGCATCACCGTGAACGCCATCGCCCCGGGCCCCACCGCCACGCCGCTCACGGACGAGTGGCTCCCCGCGCGGGAGAAGGAGGTCGTGGCCCAGATCCCGCTGGGCCGGGTCGGGCGGCCCATCGACATCGCCCACGCGGCCCTCTTCCTCGCCTCGGACGAGGCCTCCTTCGTCACCGGCATCTGCCTCGACGTGAACGGCGGCATCGTGATGGGCGGCTGA
- a CDS encoding cyclase family protein produces the protein MVNWPKVRLVDLSVPIMNCAFEPQEQVIMYWTHEEFGRQAAKNMGIDPNDLPDGMGTSSETLRVATHAATHLDAPYHYGPLSEGRPAKRIDEVPLEWCFGDGVVLDFHDKPAGYEITARDVQDALKKIGYALKPRDIVCIRTGADKHHRKPDFFECFAGMSREATLWLIEQGIKVMATDAWGFDVPYKFMKRNHESGRPHSLWPSHFLAREREYIHAEKLANLEQLPPHGFKIALFPIKVERASGSWIRAVAFVPEEG, from the coding sequence ATGGTGAACTGGCCCAAGGTCCGCCTCGTGGACCTCAGCGTCCCCATCATGAACTGCGCCTTCGAGCCGCAGGAGCAGGTGATCATGTACTGGACGCACGAGGAGTTCGGCCGGCAGGCCGCGAAGAACATGGGCATCGACCCGAACGACCTGCCGGACGGCATGGGCACCTCGAGCGAGACCCTCCGCGTCGCCACCCACGCGGCCACCCACCTGGACGCGCCCTACCACTACGGGCCCCTCTCTGAGGGCAGGCCCGCCAAGCGCATCGACGAGGTGCCCCTCGAGTGGTGCTTCGGGGACGGGGTGGTGCTGGACTTCCACGACAAGCCGGCGGGCTACGAGATCACGGCGCGGGACGTACAGGACGCGCTCAAGAAGATCGGCTACGCCCTCAAGCCCCGGGACATCGTCTGCATCCGCACCGGGGCGGACAAGCACCACCGCAAGCCCGACTTCTTCGAATGCTTCGCGGGGATGTCGCGGGAGGCCACCCTCTGGCTCATCGAGCAGGGCATCAAGGTGATGGCCACCGACGCCTGGGGCTTCGACGTGCCCTACAAGTTCATGAAGCGCAACCACGAGTCCGGGCGGCCCCACTCGCTGTGGCCCTCCCACTTCCTGGCGCGCGAGCGCGAGTACATCCACGCCGAGAAGCTGGCCAACCTGGAGCAGCTCCCCCCCCACGGCTTCAAGATCGCGCTTTTCCCCATCAAGGTGGAGCGGGCGAGCGGGAGCTGGATCCGGGCCGTGGCCTTCGTGCCGGAGGAGGGGTGA
- a CDS encoding SDR family NAD(P)-dependent oxidoreductase translates to MTRVLVTGGAGFIGSHVCEACLAAGEEVVVVDNLATGSEENLPPEVRFVRGDLRDPELAGFLMKEFRPDAVYHLAAQSSVVKSTGDPTLDMSVNVTGTLRMLEACRAADPHPVFIYASTGGAIYGDPVMAPVGEDYPVELRSPYGASKHAAEHYVSVYAKLFGFQAVSLRFANIYGPRQRGDLEAGVISIFSRLLVDGRPVTLYGNGKAARDYVYVADAVEAMRLAGRLGAPGGAYNVGTGVATRVEEVLGLVARALGREPVEVRREPLRPGEVFHISLDSARLQAQTGWRPSRTLEAGIAAFAEWFLGAQALAGASATNGQKPAK, encoded by the coding sequence ATGACGCGTGTATTGGTGACGGGCGGGGCGGGATTCATCGGGAGCCACGTATGCGAGGCCTGCCTCGCGGCGGGAGAGGAAGTCGTCGTGGTGGACAACCTCGCCACCGGCTCGGAGGAGAACCTTCCCCCCGAGGTCCGGTTCGTGCGGGGGGACCTGCGCGACCCCGAGCTGGCGGGCTTCTTGATGAAGGAGTTCCGTCCGGACGCCGTGTATCATCTGGCCGCCCAGTCGAGCGTGGTCAAGAGCACCGGCGACCCCACGCTGGACATGAGCGTGAACGTGACCGGGACGCTCCGCATGCTCGAGGCCTGCCGCGCGGCCGACCCCCACCCGGTCTTCATCTACGCTTCGACGGGCGGGGCCATCTACGGCGATCCGGTGATGGCCCCCGTCGGGGAGGACTATCCGGTCGAGCTGCGCTCGCCCTACGGGGCGAGCAAACACGCGGCCGAGCACTACGTCTCGGTCTACGCCAAGCTGTTCGGCTTCCAGGCGGTCTCGCTCCGCTTCGCCAACATCTACGGCCCGCGCCAGCGGGGAGACCTCGAGGCGGGCGTCATCTCCATCTTTTCCCGTCTCCTCGTGGACGGGCGGCCCGTCACCCTCTACGGCAACGGCAAGGCCGCGCGGGACTACGTCTACGTGGCGGACGCGGTGGAGGCCATGCGCCTGGCCGGCCGGCTGGGCGCCCCGGGCGGGGCCTACAACGTCGGCACCGGCGTCGCCACCCGGGTGGAGGAGGTGCTGGGGCTGGTGGCCCGCGCCCTGGGTCGCGAGCCCGTCGAGGTCCGCCGGGAGCCCCTGCGGCCCGGGGAGGTCTTCCACATCAGCCTGGACTCGGCCCGCCTCCAGGCGCAGACGGGCTGGCGCCCGAGCCGCACCCTCGAGGCGGGCATCGCCGCCTTCGCCGAGTGGTTCCTGGGCGCCCAGGCCCTCGCCGGGGCCTCGGCCACCAACGGGCAGAAGCCGGCCAAGTAG
- a CDS encoding recombinase family protein: MAVYGYIKVPARRPGREHDSAEKQIRAIVRYAMRRGWGIRQVFPEWEPSCDKRFEIRPQGKNLLSVLEEGDVVIASRLEHMFGSAEEVLPALEGFRRRKTSLIILDPAWEITQGNLADRVFTILGAVARIESDRTRPLAPAARAAGYLGGAARAFGYAAAGPDDSQPAPVGREQAVLHEIAVLRESGFSCGKISHLLKRKGFFFSPEAVGRLVRSGRPAHAAAT, encoded by the coding sequence ATGGCGGTCTACGGATACATCAAGGTACCCGCCCGGCGCCCGGGCCGGGAGCATGACTCGGCGGAAAAGCAGATCCGGGCCATCGTCCGCTACGCCATGCGGCGGGGCTGGGGCATCCGCCAGGTGTTCCCGGAGTGGGAGCCCTCCTGCGACAAGCGCTTCGAGATCCGCCCCCAGGGCAAGAACCTGCTCTCCGTCCTGGAGGAGGGGGACGTGGTGATCGCCAGCCGGCTCGAGCACATGTTCGGCTCGGCGGAGGAGGTGCTCCCGGCCCTGGAGGGCTTCCGGCGGCGGAAGACCTCCCTCATCATCCTCGACCCGGCGTGGGAGATCACGCAAGGAAACCTGGCCGACCGGGTATTCACCATCCTCGGCGCGGTGGCCCGCATCGAGTCGGATCGGACCCGCCCGCTCGCGCCCGCCGCCCGGGCCGCCGGATACCTCGGGGGCGCCGCCCGGGCGTTCGGCTACGCCGCGGCCGGGCCGGATGACAGCCAGCCCGCCCCGGTGGGGAGGGAGCAGGCCGTCCTCCACGAGATCGCCGTGCTCCGGGAGAGCGGCTTCTCCTGCGGCAAGATCTCCCACCTCCTGAAGCGCAAGGGCTTTTTCTTCTCGCCCGAGGCGGTGGGGCGGCTGGTCCGCTCCGGCCGGCCGGCCCACGCCGCCGCGACCTGA
- a CDS encoding recombinase family protein → MALYGYIKVPPHIPPDGPASPEVQLRYLERHAARRGLALDHVFPEKESSFGKPLGERPEGRRLLSAIGPGDRAVACRAEYLFGAPGEIPLVLAHFRRRGASLFLLDLGWEITRGDMTSRLYAVVDEASRARRARAARAPHPEKPAPLRLALRLPEAPLLPAS, encoded by the coding sequence ATGGCCCTCTATGGCTACATCAAGGTCCCCCCTCACATCCCCCCGGACGGCCCCGCCTCGCCGGAGGTCCAGCTCCGGTACCTCGAGCGGCACGCCGCCCGGCGGGGGCTCGCCCTCGACCACGTGTTTCCGGAGAAGGAGTCCTCCTTCGGCAAGCCCCTCGGCGAGCGTCCCGAGGGCCGGCGCCTCCTCTCCGCCATCGGGCCGGGGGACCGGGCGGTGGCCTGCCGCGCCGAGTACCTCTTCGGGGCGCCGGGCGAGATCCCCCTCGTGCTGGCGCACTTCCGCCGGCGGGGGGCCTCCCTCTTCCTCCTCGACCTGGGGTGGGAGATCACGCGGGGCGACATGACCTCGCGCCTCTACGCCGTGGTGGACGAGGCCTCGCGCGCCCGGCGCGCCCGGGCCGCCCGCGCCCCCCACCCCGAGAAGCCCGCGCCCCTCCGCCTGGCCCTCAGGCTCCCCGAGGCCCCGCTCCTCCCAGCCTCCTGA